The Pongo abelii isolate AG06213 chromosome 23, NHGRI_mPonAbe1-v2.0_pri, whole genome shotgun sequence genome includes a window with the following:
- the RPL3 gene encoding large ribosomal subunit protein uL3, which yields MSHRKFSAPRHGSLGFLPRKRSSRHRGKVKSFPKDDPSKPVHLTAFLGYKAGMTHIVREVDRPGSKVNKKEVVEAVTIVETPPMVVVGIVGYVETPRGLRTFKTVFAEHISDECKRRFYKNWHKSKKKAFTKYCKKWQDEDGKKQLEKDFSSMKKYCQVIRVIAHTQMRLLPLRQKKAHLMEIQVNGGTVAEKLDWARERLEQQVPVNQVFGQDEMIDVIGVTKGKGYKGVTSRWHTKKLPRKTHRGLRKVACIGAWHPARVAFSVARAGQKGYHHRTEINKKIYKIGQGYLIKDGKLIKNNASTDYDLSDKSINPLGGFVHYGEVTNDFVMLKGCVVGTKKRVLTLRKSLLVQTKRRALEKIDLKFIDTTSKFGHGRFQTMEEKKAFMGPLKKDRIAKEEGA from the exons ATG TCTCACAGAAAGTTCTCCGCTCCCAGACATGGGTCCCTCGGCTTCCTGCCTCGGAAGCGCAGCAGCAGGCATCGTGGGAAGGTGAAGAGCTTCCCTAAGGATGACCCGTCCAAGCCGGTCCACCTCACAGCcttcctgggatacaaggctggcaTGACTCACATCGTGCGAGAAGTCGACAGGCCAGGATCCA AGGTGAACAAGAAGGAGGTGGTGGAGGCTGTGACCATCGTAGAGACACCACCCATGGTGGTTGTGGGCATTGTGGGCTACGTGGAAACCCCTCGAGGCCTCCGGACCTTCAAGACTGTCTTCGCTGAGCACATCAGTGATGAATGCAAGAGGCGTTTCTATAAGAATTG GCATAAATCTAAGAAGAAGGCCTTTACCAAGTACTGCAAGAAATGGCAGGATGAGGATGGCAAGAAGCAGCTGGAGAAGGACTTCAGCAGCATGAAGAAGTACTGCCAAGTCATCCGTGTCATTGCCCACACCCAG ATGCGCCTGCTTCCTCTGCGCCAGAAGAAGGCCCACCTGATGGAGATCCAGGTGAACGGAGGCACCGTGGCTGAGAAGCTGGACTGGGCCCGCGAGAGGCTTGAGCAGCAGGTACCTGTGAACCAAGTGTTTGGGCAGGATGAGATGATCGACGTCATCGGGGTGACCAAGGGCAAAGGCTACAAAG GGGTCACCAGTCGTTGGCACACCAAGAAGCTGCCCCGCAAGACCCACCGAGGCCTGCGCAAGGTGGCCTGTATTGGGGCATGGCATCCTGCTCGTGTAGCCTTCTCTGTGGCACGCGCTGGGCAGAAAGGCTACCATCACCGCACTGAGATCAACAAGAAG ATCTATAAGATTGGCCAGGGCTACCTTATCAAGGATGGCAAGCTGATCAAGAACAATGCCTCCACTGACTATGACCTATCTGACAAGAGCATCAATCCTCTG GGTGGCTTTGTCCACTATGGTGAAGTGACCAATGACTTTGTCATGCTGAAAGGCTGTGTGGTGGGAACCAAGAAGCGGGTGCTCACCCTCCGCAAG TCCTTGCTGGTGCAGACGAAGCGGCGGGCTCTGGAGAAGATTGACCTTAAGTTCATTGACACCACCTCCAAGTTTGGCCATGGCCGCTTCCAGACCATGGAGGAGAAGAAAGCATTCATG GGACCACTCAAGAAAGACCGAATTGCAAAGGAAGAAGGAGCTTAA
- the LOC129052668 gene encoding uncharacterized protein LOC129052668, which yields MANPASHWLSVSMLGVCIHWCSSLPVGGGLILILSRRLCIEVMLPVQRALWQQLTVVWIWNLQLFTTLIHGACRCISRLLQHLRWEAGLAVVSMAHWAYYSLVGFRHDNSKVLELLLQAVLQHMAMSLLACCLDRLWVAMGRVAQAMRGYGLQPLERARLCRAASTDLDAVTIILPATTIPFSQRFPGPDPATVSRLSPASMSLCIVVGVKDERGRRLWLWGHQHIP from the coding sequence atGGCAAATCCAGCCTCCCACTGGCTCTCGGTCTCCATGCTGGGCGTCTGCATTCACTGGTGCAGCAGCCTGCCAGTGGGTGGGGGTCTCATCCTCATCCTGTCCCGGAGACTGTGCATAGAGGTGATGCTGCCTGTCCAGCGGGCCTTGTGGCAGCAGCTGACTGTTGTGTGGATCTGGAACCTACAGCTGTTCACCACCCTGATCCATGGAGCCTGCCGCTGCATCTCGCGACTCCTGCAACACCTGCGATGGGAGGCTGGCCTGGCCGTGGTCTCCATGGCCCATTGGGCCTACTACAGCCTGGTGGGCTTCCGCCATGATAACAGCAAGGTGTTGGAGCTACTGCTGCAGGCCGTGCTACAGCACATGGCCATGTCCCTGCTGGCCTGCTGCCTGGACAGGCTGTGGGTGGCCATGGGACGGGTGGCCCAGGCCATGCGGGGCTATGGCCTTCAACCCCTGGAGAGGGCCAGGCTGTGCCGGGCAGCCTCCACAGACCTGGATGCAGTCACCATTATCCTCCCAGCGACCACCATCCCTTTCAGCCAGCGCTTCCCCGGACCTGACCCGGCCACCGTGAGTAGGCTCTCGCCAGCCTCCATGAGCCTGTGCATAGTGGTTGGGGTCAAGGATGAGCGAGGGAGAAGGCTGTGGCTATGGGGCCACCAACATATCCCTTAG